A stretch of the Ornithodoros turicata isolate Travis chromosome 4, ASM3712646v1, whole genome shotgun sequence genome encodes the following:
- the LOC135391965 gene encoding uncharacterized protein LOC135391965 isoform X2, which yields MSEVTAMTKVHVTALVQRHVARTFNLGLLLIIIGVVPLFLSQSSKVHTPYLFTTGVGLVTSGTILFTLSALLMLLVKITPGASGGPEDLPACYEQQIWTIPVDSPPSYEEALSMSQSRHVCADHSQGRTVVLSVPGQVSVDTGASAVLLEHGGARDAVLPQQRCSDC from the coding sequence GTGACAGCCATGACCAAAGTGCACGTCACCGCCCTTGTGCAACGTCACGTCGCGCGTACCTTCAACTTGGGCCTCCTACTCATAATCATCGGTGTCGTACCCCTCTTCTTGAGCCAGAGCTCCAAGGTGCACACCCCTTATCTCTTCACCACCGGCGTCGGCCTAGTCACCTCTGGCACCATACTCTTCACGCTGTCGGCGCTCCTGATGCTCCTCGTGAAAATCACGCCCGGAGCCAGCGGAGGACCAGAGGACCTTCCCGCGTGCTACGAGCAGCAAATATGGACGATACCCGTCGACTCGCCTCCGAGCTACGAAGAAGCGTTAAGCATGTCTCAAAGCCGGCATGTGTGTGCAGATCATAGTCAGGGACGGACCGTTGTGCTCAGTGTACCAGGACAGGTGAGCGTTGACACCGGTGCATCAGCAGTGCTCCTTGAACATGGTGGTGCCAGAGACGCTGTTCTTCCTCAACAGCGTTGCTCAGACTGTTGA
- the LOC135391965 gene encoding uncharacterized protein LOC135391965 isoform X1 has product MKGGQTTTTHVRELSVERNTLTPPLAPTKVTAMTKVHVTALVQRHVARTFNLGLLLIIIGVVPLFLSQSSKVHTPYLFTTGVGLVTSGTILFTLSALLMLLVKITPGASGGPEDLPACYEQQIWTIPVDSPPSYEEALSMSQSRHVCADHSQGRTVVLSVPGQVSVDTGASAVLLEHGGARDAVLPQQRCSDC; this is encoded by the exons ATGAAAGGAGGACAAACTACAACAACGCACGTTCGAGAACTCTCGGTTGAACGGAATACATTAACACCTCCCCTGGCGCCGACGAAG GTGACAGCCATGACCAAAGTGCACGTCACCGCCCTTGTGCAACGTCACGTCGCGCGTACCTTCAACTTGGGCCTCCTACTCATAATCATCGGTGTCGTACCCCTCTTCTTGAGCCAGAGCTCCAAGGTGCACACCCCTTATCTCTTCACCACCGGCGTCGGCCTAGTCACCTCTGGCACCATACTCTTCACGCTGTCGGCGCTCCTGATGCTCCTCGTGAAAATCACGCCCGGAGCCAGCGGAGGACCAGAGGACCTTCCCGCGTGCTACGAGCAGCAAATATGGACGATACCCGTCGACTCGCCTCCGAGCTACGAAGAAGCGTTAAGCATGTCTCAAAGCCGGCATGTGTGTGCAGATCATAGTCAGGGACGGACCGTTGTGCTCAGTGTACCAGGACAGGTGAGCGTTGACACCGGTGCATCAGCAGTGCTCCTTGAACATGGTGGTGCCAGAGACGCTGTTCTTCCTCAACAGCGTTGCTCAGACTGTTGA
- the LOC135391965 gene encoding uncharacterized protein LOC135391965 isoform X3, with the protein MPRVTAMTKVHVTALVQRHVARTFNLGLLLIIIGVVPLFLSQSSKVHTPYLFTTGVGLVTSGTILFTLSALLMLLVKITPGASGGPEDLPACYEQQIWTIPVDSPPSYEEALSMSQSRHVCADHSQGRTVVLSVPGQVSVDTGASAVLLEHGGARDAVLPQQRCSDC; encoded by the exons ATGCCTAGG GTGACAGCCATGACCAAAGTGCACGTCACCGCCCTTGTGCAACGTCACGTCGCGCGTACCTTCAACTTGGGCCTCCTACTCATAATCATCGGTGTCGTACCCCTCTTCTTGAGCCAGAGCTCCAAGGTGCACACCCCTTATCTCTTCACCACCGGCGTCGGCCTAGTCACCTCTGGCACCATACTCTTCACGCTGTCGGCGCTCCTGATGCTCCTCGTGAAAATCACGCCCGGAGCCAGCGGAGGACCAGAGGACCTTCCCGCGTGCTACGAGCAGCAAATATGGACGATACCCGTCGACTCGCCTCCGAGCTACGAAGAAGCGTTAAGCATGTCTCAAAGCCGGCATGTGTGTGCAGATCATAGTCAGGGACGGACCGTTGTGCTCAGTGTACCAGGACAGGTGAGCGTTGACACCGGTGCATCAGCAGTGCTCCTTGAACATGGTGGTGCCAGAGACGCTGTTCTTCCTCAACAGCGTTGCTCAGACTGTTGA